The following coding sequences are from one Lolium rigidum isolate FL_2022 chromosome 6, APGP_CSIRO_Lrig_0.1, whole genome shotgun sequence window:
- the LOC124665198 gene encoding fra a 1-associated protein yields the protein MGWRWHDDDDGDGEADGGRGLGGVPDLAGRGGGEGAHVGTRRVVQSRCHTEEVEPGRFVRKCEKTEQLLRDCVGRPSELVESKTEHTEEDVTDEMTGASHSLGFPTKEPFAFPGLRSDIEAIEKDFTGSLSSFMEEAERMTNDFFRSFGFPSTHDEESRALPRRPVERHVEEGTAKKANENEYSEFGSQITDV from the exons ATGGGCTGGCGCtggcacgacgacgacgacggcgacggcgaggccgacGGTGGCCGCGGGCTGGGCGGCGTCCCTGACCTGgcgggccgaggcggcggcgagggggcgcaCGTCGGCACACGCCGGGTGGTGCAGTCCCGCTGCCACACGGAGGAGGTGGAGCCCGGCCGCTTCGTCCGCAAGTGCGAGAAGACCGAGCAGCTCCTCCGCGACTGCGTCGGCAG GCCCTCCGAACTGGTGGAATCCAAAACTGAGCACACTGAAGAAGATGTCACAGATGAAATGACAGGCGCCTCACACTCTCTCGGCTTCCCAACAAAAGAGCCCTTTGCATTTCCAGGACTTCGCAGCGACATAGAAGCTATTGAGAAAGACTTCACTGGGAGCCTCAGTAGCTTTATGGAGGAAGCTGAGCGGATGACCAACGATTTCTTCAGATCCTTTGGGTTTCCTTCCACTCATGACGAGGAGTCGAGAGCACTTCCTAGGCGACCTGTGGAGAGGCATGTTGAGGAAGGTACCGCGAAGAAGGCCAATGAGAATGAGTACTCGGAATTCGGGAGCCAGATCACAGATGTGTAG